One Phaseolus vulgaris cultivar G19833 chromosome 11, P. vulgaris v2.0, whole genome shotgun sequence genomic window carries:
- the LOC137832288 gene encoding cinnamoyl-CoA reductase CAD2-like, protein MSSGVGKVVCVTGASGFIASWIVNFLLQRGYTVRATVRNPSNRKKVLHLVNLEGAKERLHLFKADLLEEGSFDSVVDGCDGVFHTASPVRFVVEDPQADLIDPAVMGTLNVLKSCAKSPSVKRVVFTSSTAAVVYNERPKTPEVVADETWFSDPDVCRELKMWYHLSKTLAEEAAWKFVNENNINMITINPGMVAGSFLQPEVNESIEYILNVINGKSIPNKAFGWVDVKDVANAHILAYEIASASGRYCLTEKVIHSSELARILRDLYPTLQIPDKCEVDEPYVQTYQISKEKAKKSLGIELTPLEVSIRETVESFREKKIVNF, encoded by the exons ATGAGCAGCGGCGTAGGAAAGGTGGTGTGTGTCACCGGTGCTTCTGGTTTCATCGCATCGTGGATCGTCAATTTTCTTCTCCAACGCGGTTACACCGTCAGAGCCACTGTTCGAAACCCTA GTAATCGGAAAAAGGTTTTGCACTTGGTTAACCTAGAGGGCGCGAAGGAGAGGTTGCATCTGTTCAAGGCGGATTTGTTGGAAGAAGGTTCGTTCGACTCCGTTGTGGATGGCTGCGACGGTGTTTTTCACACCGCTTCACCTGTCCGTTTCGTAGTGGAAGATCCACAG GCTGACTTGATTGATCCAGCTGTGATGGGAACTCTTAATGTTCTCAAATCATGTGCAAAATCACCATCTGTGAAACGGGTTGTCTTCACCTCTTCTACAGCTGCAGTGGTATATAATGAAAGACCTAAAACTCCTGAAGTTGTAGCTGATGAGACATGGTTTTCAGATCCAGATGTCTGTAGGGAATTAAAG ATGTGGTACCATCTTTCAAAGACTTTGGCTGAGGAGGCTGCGTGGAAATTTGTAAATGAAAACAACATCAACATGATTACTATTAACCCAGGAATGGTGGCAGGATCTTTCTTACAACCAGAGGTTAATGAAAGCATTGAGTATATTTTAAACGTAATAAATG GTAAATCAATTCCAAATAAAGCTTTCGGATGGGTCGACGTGAAAGATGTTGCTAACGCTCATATTCTGGCATATGAGATTGCTTCAGCCAGTGGAAGATACTGTTTGACTGAGAAAGTGATACACTCATCTGAACTTGCAAGGATTTTACGTGATCTGTACCCTACATTGCAAATTCCAGAtaa GTGTGAGGTGGATGAGCCGTATGTGCAAACATACCAAATTTCCAAAGAAAAGGCAAAGAAGAGCTTGGGAATAGAGCTTACTCCTTTGGAAGTGAGTATCAGGGAAACTGTGGAAAGCTTTAGAGAGAAGAAGATTGTCAACTTTTAA
- the LOC137832308 gene encoding phenylacetaldehyde reductase-like: MSSEGKLVCVTGASGYIASWIVKFLLQRGYTVRATVRNPNDHRKVEHLLKLEGAEERLHLLKADLLSENSFDSVVEGCDGVFHTASPFFNNVKDPQAELIDPAVNGTLNVLKSCVKSSSVKRVVLTSSVAAVAYNERPKSPEVVVDETWFSNPDYCRELKMWYLLSKTLAEDAAWKFSKENNLDLVSVNPAMVVGPLLQAELNTSASTILNLVNGSETFPNDTYGWINVKDVANAHIQAYEIASASGRYCLVERVAHFSEVAKILHDLYPTYQIPEKSADDKPYVPTFQVSKEKAKSLGVEFIPLEVSLKETVESLKEKNFTNF, encoded by the exons ATGAGTAGTGAAGGGAAATTGGTGTGTGTGACAGGTGCTTCAGGTTACATTGCTTCATGGATTGTGAAGTTCCTTCTTCAACGTGGTTACACAGTCAGGGCCACTGTTCGCAACCCAA ATGATCACAGAAAGGTAGAACATTTGCTTAAACTTGAAGGTGCAGAGGAGAGACTGCACCTGTTAAAGGCTGATCTTTTGAGTGAAAATTCCTTTGACTCGGTTGTTGAGGGCTGCGATGGAGTCTTTCACACTGCTTCTCCCTTTTTCAACAACGTCAAAGACCCACAG GCTGAACTGATTGATCCTGCAGTGAATGGCACACTTAATGTTCTTAAATCATGTGTAAAATCATCATCTGTGAAACGAGTTGTTTTAACTTCTTCTGTGGCTGCTGTTGCATATAATGAAAGGCCTAAAAGTCCAGAGGTTGTAGTTGATGAAACATGGTTTTCAAATCCAGATTATTGTAGGGAGTTAAAG ATGTGGTATTTGCTTTCAAAGACCTTGGCTGAGGATGCTGCGTGGAAATTTTCCAAAGAAAACAACCTTGACTTAGTTTCTGTTAACCCAGCAATGGTTGTAGGGCCACTGTTGCAAGCAGAGCTAAACACTAGTGCTTCCACAATTTTAAACCTAGTAAATG GTTCAGAAACTTTTCCAAATGACACTTATGGATGGATCAATGTGAAGGATGTTGCAAATGCACATATTCAGGCTTATGAGATTGCTTCAGCTAGTGGAAGATATTGTTTGGTTGAGAGAGTGGCACACTTCTCTGAAGTCGCCAAGATTTTACACGATCTATACCCAACATATCAGATTCCAGAAAA GTCTGCAGACGATAAGCCTTATGTACCAACATTTCAGGTTTCCAAAGAAAAGGCAAAATCATTAGGGGTTGAATTTATTCCCCTAGAAGTGAGTCTTAAAGAGACTGTGGAAAGTTTGAAAGAGAAGAACTTTACCAACTTTTAA